ATTGGCTGGCCGGCGTCCGGATGGACACCGGCCGGTTACCCCTGGTTACTTGTCGATCTTGGCGACGACGCCGGCGCCGACGGTCCGGCCACCCTCGCGGATGGCGAAGCGCAGGCCTTCGTCCATGGCGATCGGAGCGATCAGCTCGACCTGCATGGTCACGTTG
This window of the Magnetospirillum sp. WYHS-4 genome carries:
- the tuf gene encoding elongation factor Tu (EF-Tu; promotes GTP-dependent binding of aminoacyl-tRNA to the A-site of ribosomes during protein biosynthesis; when the tRNA anticodon matches the mRNA codon, GTP hydrolysis results; the inactive EF-Tu-GDP leaves the ribosome and release of GDP is promoted by elongation factor Ts; many prokaryotes have two copies of the gene encoding EF-Tu), whose product is NVTMQVELIAPIAMDEGLRFAIREGGRTVGAGVVAKIDK